The DNA window GAATTCGCAAGACAGGTCGAACTGGCGGATGACTGACCGGCAGTTTTTCATGAAACTGCAGTATCTCTTCCAGACATAACCGCCAAAAGTGCCAAAACAGAATAATCTTGACAAAGGTATCCTGCGATTTGTTTCGTAGGATACCTTTATAACATGAGGGATAGATGAGCGACAGTTTCCGCGAACGGGCAATCAAGCTCGTAAAAAAGATACCGCGTGGCAAAGTGGCCACCTACGGGCAGATTGCCGCGCTGGCCGGCGACCCAAGAGGCGCCCGTCAGGTCGTCCGTATTCTTCACTCCTCCTCCGAGAAAGAAAAACTTCCCTGGTTTC is part of the Candidatus Zixiibacteriota bacterium genome and encodes:
- a CDS encoding MGMT family protein; its protein translation is MSDSFRERAIKLVKKIPRGKVATYGQIAALAGDPRGARQVVRILHSSSEKEKLPWFRIINAKGQISLPRGYGYELQKALLEKEGVVFGKNETVDFELFGWSPIKKKR